A window from Leptolyngbyaceae cyanobacterium encodes these proteins:
- a CDS encoding Uma2 family endonuclease has protein sequence MNALTVNFNSIIKLTDEQFFQLCQDNRDLRFERNANGELIIMPPTGGETGNRNAGLTAQVWIWNEQSKLGMVFDSSTGFKLPNGADRSPDAAWIPLERWNALTSEQQKKFLPLCPDFVVELLSPSDSLTATQQKMQEYMDNGTRLGWLIVRASRRVEIYRQGQEVEILESPVSLSGQDVLPGFVLNLESIW, from the coding sequence ATGAATGCTTTAACCGTCAATTTCAATTCCATAATTAAACTGACAGACGAGCAATTTTTCCAGTTATGTCAGGATAACCGCGATTTGAGATTTGAACGCAATGCTAATGGAGAATTAATTATTATGCCACCGACAGGAGGAGAAACGGGAAACCGCAATGCTGGATTAACTGCACAAGTTTGGATTTGGAACGAACAAAGTAAACTCGGTATGGTTTTCGACTCTTCCACAGGTTTTAAATTACCAAATGGTGCAGACCGTTCTCCTGATGCAGCTTGGATACCTTTAGAACGCTGGAATGCTTTAACGTCAGAACAACAGAAAAAATTTCTTCCTCTTTGTCCTGATTTTGTAGTTGAATTACTTTCACCAAGTGACAGTTTAACTGCTACTCAACAAAAAATGCAGGAGTATATGGATAATGGTACTCGTTTGGGGTGGTTGATTGTTAGAGCTTCGCGGCGAGTAGAAATTTATCGGCAAGGTCAAGAAGTAGAAATTTTAGAATCTCCCGTTAGTTTATCGGGACAAGATGTTTTACCTGGGTTTGTTCTCAATCTTGAATCAATTTGGTAA
- a CDS encoding type II toxin-antitoxin system HicB family antitoxin → MIIRYAIIIYWSNEDEAFIAEVPELPGCAAEVETYQEALQNVEFIMQEWIETAQELGRSIPEAKGRLMFA, encoded by the coding sequence ATGATTATACGCTATGCAATTATTATTTACTGGAGTAACGAAGATGAGGCATTTATTGCCGAAGTACCAGAATTACCAGGATGTGCTGCTGAGGTCGAAACTTATCAGGAAGCGCTGCAAAATGTAGAATTTATCATGCAAGAATGGATTGAAACTGCACAAGAGTTAGGTCGATCGATACCGGAAGCGAAAGGACGTTTGATGTTTGCTTAG
- a CDS encoding type II toxin-antitoxin system HicB family antitoxin, translated as MLHECAYRLFLSAKVSELPGCAAEVETYQEALQNVEVIMQEWIETAQELGRPIPEAKGRLMFA; from the coding sequence ATGCTACACGAATGCGCTTATCGCCTTTTTTTATCCGCCAAAGTATCAGAATTACCAGGATGTGCTGCTGAGGTTGAAACCTATCAGGAAGCGCTGCAAAATGTAGAAGTTATCATGCAGGAATGGATTGAAACTGCACAAGAGTTAGGTCGTCCGATACCGGAAGCGAAAGGTCGTTTGATGTTTGCTTAG
- a CDS encoding type II toxin-antitoxin system RelE/ParE family toxin, with protein sequence MTDYILLKAAQRYLERMQPDDQIRIINALDTLISNPTGLDIKPLKGRPEFRLRVGKYRVLFREDTQNQLYVVTAIGSRGDVYK encoded by the coding sequence TTGACTGATTATATTCTCTTAAAAGCAGCGCAACGTTATCTGGAACGGATGCAACCAGATGACCAAATTCGGATTATCAATGCTTTAGATACTTTAATTAGTAATCCTACAGGACTTGATATTAAGCCACTAAAAGGTCGTCCTGAGTTTCGGTTGCGGGTGGGTAAATATCGCGTATTATTTAGAGAAGATACCCAGAATCAATTATATGTTGTTACGGCAATTGGTTCGCGTGGGGATGTATATAAATAG
- a CDS encoding Uma2 family endonuclease: protein MNALTVNFNSIIKLTDEQFFQLCQDNRDLRFERNANGELIIMPPTGGETGNRNGRLTQQLFNWTDVDGTGIAFDSSTGFKLPNGADRSPDAAWIPLERWNALTAQQQKRFLPLCPDFVVELLSPSDSLTATQQKMQEYIDNGTRLGWLIVRDSRQVEIYRQGQEVEVLESPVSLSGEDVLPGFVINLESIW, encoded by the coding sequence ATGAATGCTTTAACCGTCAATTTCAATTCGATAATTAAACTGACAGACGAGCAATTTTTTCAGCTATGTCAGGATAACCGCGATTTAAGATTTGAACGTAATGCTAATGGAGAATTAATAATTATGCCACCGACGGGAGGGGAAACAGGAAACCGCAATGGTAGATTGACTCAACAGTTATTTAACTGGACAGATGTTGATGGTACAGGTATTGCCTTTGACTCTTCCACAGGTTTTAAATTACCAAATGGTGCAGACCGTTCTCCTGATGCAGCTTGGATACCATTAGAACGCTGGAATGCTTTAACTGCTCAACAACAAAAGAGATTTCTTCCTCTTTGTCCTGATTTTGTAGTTGAATTACTTTCGCCAAGCGATAGTTTAACTGCAACTCAACAAAAAATGCAGGAATATATAGATAATGGTACTCGTTTGGGGTGGTTGATTGTTCGAGATTCGCGGCAAGTAGAAATTTATCGGCAAGGTCAAGAAGTTGAAGTTTTGGAATCTCCAGTTAGTTTGTCTGGAGAAGATGTTTTACCTGGGTTTGTGATAAATCTTGAATCAATTTGGTAA
- a CDS encoding Uma2 family endonuclease, whose amino-acid sequence MTQTLTSATEEITGSHLLLHDISWEMYEKLLDVFAEHPKLRMTYYKGTLELMTPLSDHERYSWTFGRLVAALSEELGLEILGVKSTTWRSEPDAVGKEADESFYIQNEPAVRAKLKIDLTVDPPPDLAIEIDTTHSSIDKMAVYSGLKVPEVWRYKNGKLSINILTEAGYVESDTSLAFGLFPVKELPRFMQLDPEKGENARLREFRGWVRSKMGQSQD is encoded by the coding sequence ATGACACAAACCTTAACCTCAGCTACAGAAGAAATTACGGGTTCCCATCTTTTGCTACATGATATTAGCTGGGAAATGTATGAGAAACTATTAGATGTCTTTGCAGAGCATCCAAAGCTACGCATGACTTACTATAAGGGAACTCTAGAACTAATGACACCATTATCTGACCACGAAAGGTATAGCTGGACTTTCGGACGTTTAGTGGCAGCACTTTCTGAAGAACTTGGTTTAGAAATTTTAGGTGTGAAATCTACAACTTGGCGTTCAGAACCGGACGCTGTTGGTAAAGAAGCGGATGAATCTTTTTATATTCAAAATGAACCTGCCGTTCGCGCTAAATTAAAAATCGATCTGACAGTCGATCCGCCACCAGATTTAGCTATTGAAATAGATACCACTCATTCATCTATTGATAAAATGGCAGTTTATTCGGGACTGAAAGTACCGGAAGTTTGGCGATATAAGAATGGAAAGCTAAGCATAAATATTCTCACTGAGGCAGGTTATGTAGAATCGGATACGAGTCTGGCATTTGGCTTATTTCCAGTCAAAGAATTGCCGAGATTTATGCAATTAGACCCTGAAAAAGGTGAGAATGCTAGATTGCGTGAGTTTCGAGGGTGGGTGCGTTCAAAAATGGGACAGTCCCAAGATTAA
- the topA gene encoding type I DNA topoisomerase — protein sequence MTKLLLIESPGKLKKLSQILGSGWLVKASMGHIRELANDGEDSLGFDLNGDRIHCRYEPRSDRARKVLKELRQAIGQATDVYIATDPDREGETIGWHLAQELRLKQPYRVTYTEITKAAVMSAIAHPKTLDQNLIAAGRARDCLDKLVGYKGSKHLVWALNNGAKSMGRVQSATLHLMVQREKEILAFVPEDYWSVWVEYKEGFKAFYRANLKAAKDENAAEIDDAANKNDAKPESDKVKTQAEADRLVAIAKANPHQIINIEKKTVNQSPPAPFITSSLQQAAGAKLKKSPEQTMKIAQSLYEAGHITYMRTDSVMLSDQFCAAVHQYLQENDPDNLPAKTTRHRSKQGAQEAHEAIRPTDVYRLPEQLENQLSADEAKLYDLIWNRAVASQCRAAQIAKTRIISQSADIYWEARGQVLIFPGYTRYWDNISEDVQLPNVVEGQAVTLKEAGADKKQTQPPPRYTEPKLVQLMERKGIGRPSTYSPTIKTLKEREYVQLTKGKLQPTALGIELDDFLDKVLPDLIKAEFTAQMELQLDAIADGKQNWEKWLTSWHREYFDPALQKAIQAVKANPTRSNSTKFKKPPAETTEISCPKCSKQMVKVISKSAKVKAGHFLSCDKRQGGCGAVMFFNDRTKQYELPYSEQQTKTPTSKTPTSKTPTSKTPTSENLTEFICPVCSSPLEKHDYIDKKTEQTKTMLRCSNPENRKKGCKDVVFWWTSQQHWWSPTYGEIKGKTAVSPAKKSTSSRGRKTQTKSSYQAKSTQTKSKTSRKRSTSF from the coding sequence ATGACTAAGCTGCTACTGATCGAATCTCCTGGAAAATTAAAGAAATTAAGCCAAATATTGGGTTCGGGTTGGCTGGTGAAGGCTAGCATGGGTCATATTCGGGAATTAGCCAACGATGGGGAAGATTCGTTAGGGTTTGACTTAAATGGCGATCGCATTCATTGTCGCTACGAACCGAGAAGCGATCGCGCTCGTAAAGTACTCAAAGAATTACGTCAAGCGATCGGACAAGCAACAGATGTTTACATAGCGACAGACCCCGATCGGGAAGGGGAAACAATTGGTTGGCATTTAGCACAAGAATTGCGATTAAAACAGCCTTATCGAGTTACTTATACGGAGATTACTAAAGCGGCGGTGATGAGTGCGATCGCACATCCCAAAACCCTCGACCAAAACTTAATCGCCGCAGGTAGAGCGAGAGATTGTCTTGATAAATTAGTTGGATATAAAGGTAGCAAACATTTAGTTTGGGCATTAAATAATGGCGCTAAATCAATGGGGAGAGTGCAAAGCGCCACTTTGCATTTAATGGTACAACGAGAAAAAGAAATCCTTGCCTTTGTACCGGAAGATTATTGGTCAGTTTGGGTCGAATATAAAGAAGGATTCAAAGCATTTTATCGAGCTAATCTCAAAGCAGCAAAAGATGAAAATGCTGCTGAAATCGATGATGCTGCTAATAAAAACGATGCTAAACCAGAATCAGATAAAGTAAAAACTCAAGCCGAAGCCGATCGATTAGTTGCGATCGCAAAAGCTAATCCCCATCAGATAATTAATATTGAAAAGAAAACTGTAAATCAATCTCCACCCGCACCATTTATTACCTCATCTCTCCAACAAGCTGCTGGCGCAAAGCTGAAAAAAAGTCCAGAGCAAACGATGAAGATTGCTCAATCACTTTACGAAGCCGGTCATATCACTTATATGCGAACCGACTCAGTAATGTTGTCCGATCAATTTTGTGCTGCTGTGCATCAATATTTACAAGAAAATGACCCGGATAATTTACCCGCTAAAACTACGCGCCATCGTTCCAAACAAGGCGCACAAGAAGCACACGAAGCGATTCGTCCCACCGATGTTTATCGACTACCAGAACAATTAGAAAATCAGTTATCTGCTGATGAAGCGAAACTTTATGATTTAATTTGGAATCGAGCGGTTGCTTCTCAATGTCGTGCTGCACAAATCGCTAAAACTCGCATCATTAGCCAATCTGCTGATATATATTGGGAAGCGAGAGGACAAGTATTAATTTTCCCCGGTTATACTCGTTATTGGGATAATATTAGCGAGGATGTGCAACTTCCTAATGTGGTGGAAGGACAAGCAGTTACGCTGAAAGAAGCTGGCGCTGATAAGAAACAAACTCAACCGCCACCACGCTATACAGAACCGAAATTAGTGCAATTAATGGAAAGGAAAGGTATCGGTAGACCTAGCACTTATTCACCGACAATTAAAACATTGAAAGAGCGGGAATACGTGCAATTAACCAAAGGAAAATTGCAACCAACTGCTTTGGGTATCGAATTAGATGATTTTTTGGATAAAGTTTTACCCGATTTAATTAAAGCAGAATTTACTGCACAGATGGAGTTGCAACTGGATGCGATCGCAGATGGAAAGCAAAACTGGGAAAAATGGCTCACCAGTTGGCATCGCGAATATTTCGATCCGGCTTTACAAAAAGCAATACAAGCAGTCAAAGCCAATCCTACTCGATCGAATTCGACTAAATTCAAAAAGCCACCCGCTGAAACTACAGAGATTTCATGTCCAAAGTGCAGCAAACAAATGGTGAAAGTAATCTCGAAATCAGCGAAAGTCAAAGCAGGTCATTTCCTCAGTTGCGATAAACGCCAAGGTGGATGCGGTGCGGTGATGTTTTTTAACGATCGCACAAAGCAATACGAGTTGCCATATTCAGAACAGCAAACAAAAACCCCAACATCAAAAACTCCAACATCAAAAACTCCAACATCAAAAACTCCAACTTCAGAAAATTTAACTGAATTTATTTGTCCGGTTTGCAGTTCCCCTTTAGAAAAGCATGATTACATCGATAAAAAAACCGAACAAACTAAAACCATGCTCAGATGTTCTAATCCTGAAAATCGGAAAAAAGGCTGTAAAGATGTAGTCTTTTGGTGGACTTCTCAACAACATTGGTGGTCACCAACTTATGGAGAAATTAAAGGCAAAACCGCCGTTAGTCCTGCCAAAAAGAGCACTAGTTCTAGAGGAAGAAAAACTCAGACAAAATCTAGTTATCAAGCAAAGAGTACTCAGACAAAATCAAAAACATCTCGTAAGCGTTCTACCTCTTTTTGA
- a CDS encoding class I SAM-dependent methyltransferase, with the protein MFNQTIGLDDRLYSYFLSVSLREPDILRHLREESAAYCSAKMLIPPEQGQFLALLVQLLGAKKTLEIGVFTGYSALWVALALPPDGKIIACDISKESTAIARRYWQAAGVADKIDLQIAPALETLERLLAEGQAETFDFVFIDADKRNYEAYYERSLKLVRIGGTIAIDNVLWKGWVADPQNQDKRTPYIRNFNQKLHQDERVTLSMIPIGDGLTLALKR; encoded by the coding sequence ATGTTTAACCAAACCATTGGGCTTGACGATCGACTATACAGCTATTTTTTATCTGTTTCCTTACGAGAACCAGATATTTTGCGGCATTTGCGAGAAGAAAGCGCTGCTTATTGTTCTGCCAAAATGCTGATACCGCCAGAACAAGGACAGTTCTTGGCGTTGTTAGTGCAATTATTAGGAGCAAAAAAAACGTTAGAAATCGGTGTTTTTACTGGTTATAGCGCTCTTTGGGTAGCGCTGGCACTTCCCCCCGATGGAAAAATCATCGCTTGTGATATAAGTAAAGAATCGACTGCGATCGCACGTCGTTATTGGCAAGCAGCAGGAGTGGCGGACAAAATCGATTTGCAAATAGCGCCAGCACTAGAAACTTTAGAGCGATTATTAGCAGAAGGACAAGCAGAAACTTTTGATTTTGTGTTTATCGATGCGGATAAGCGGAATTACGAAGCATATTACGAAAGGTCGCTAAAACTCGTTCGTATTGGTGGTACGATCGCAATTGATAACGTATTGTGGAAAGGATGGGTTGCCGATCCTCAAAATCAAGATAAAAGAACTCCCTATATTCGCAATTTTAATCAAAAATTGCATCAAGACGAACGAGTTACCCTCAGTATGATTCCCATCGGAGATGGATTAACCCTGGCGCTAAAGCGGTAA
- a CDS encoding LysR family transcriptional regulator: MNDINKSHIKLSQLRALVTVAEYGNFSEAALHLEMSQSAISHAIATLEEEIGVVLLSRGRHGAHLTPVGERITAHARQVLRLMDTIQKEANLEKGLEGGNVRVACFRSVATHILPTVIARFRKCYPNITISITENDCFSSIEQALREGYADIGFTYLPTPGEFETWEMLRDDYILLLPPTSQLRNAQISWKELSTYPLIVSSLNPCNEWIRKFLSVSEYQLNIAYEIKEDSTIVSMVVQGLGAGIMPRLAAEPVPPGVQVCSLPAHLERVIGVTILANALHTPAVYAFLDAIKNTGKFAVKEAV, encoded by the coding sequence ATGAACGACATCAATAAAAGCCATATCAAGCTTTCCCAGTTGCGTGCTTTAGTGACAGTTGCAGAATATGGCAACTTCAGCGAAGCAGCGTTGCACTTGGAGATGTCCCAGTCGGCGATCAGTCATGCGATCGCTACCCTAGAGGAAGAGATAGGCGTAGTGTTACTCTCTCGCGGGCGTCACGGGGCGCACCTCACCCCCGTAGGAGAACGCATCACCGCCCATGCAAGACAAGTGCTGCGCCTTATGGATACCATCCAAAAAGAAGCCAATTTAGAAAAAGGGTTAGAAGGCGGTAACGTGCGGGTAGCCTGTTTTCGCAGCGTGGCAACTCATATCTTACCTACGGTAATCGCCCGTTTTCGCAAATGCTATCCCAACATCACCATTAGCATTACCGAAAATGACTGTTTTTCCAGTATCGAACAAGCTTTGCGCGAAGGTTATGCCGATATTGGCTTTACCTATTTACCAACTCCTGGCGAATTTGAAACTTGGGAAATGTTGCGAGATGATTACATTTTGCTCCTACCGCCAACTTCTCAATTAAGAAACGCTCAAATTTCTTGGAAAGAATTATCCACTTACCCATTAATAGTTAGTAGTTTAAACCCTTGTAACGAATGGATTCGCAAATTTTTATCTGTTTCCGAATATCAACTGAACATCGCTTATGAAATTAAAGAAGATTCTACCATTGTAAGCATGGTTGTCCAAGGTTTAGGAGCGGGAATTATGCCTCGTTTGGCAGCAGAACCCGTACCTCCAGGCGTGCAAGTGTGCAGTTTACCGGCACATTTAGAAAGAGTAATTGGCGTAACTATCTTAGCAAATGCGCTGCACACTCCAGCAGTTTATGCTTTTTTAGATGCCATTAAGAATACAGGTAAATTTGCCGTGAAAGAGGCAGTTTAA
- a CDS encoding N-acetyltransferase: MLVVVPETNDNISAIREVITDAFGQVNEALLVENIRKSPNFIPELSLVAKENSNVVGHILFSPILIEGEQQTTPALALAPLAVTPSRQQQGIGSQLVQVGLSRCRELSHSIVVVLGHSEYYRKFGFQTASKFGVQAPFSVPDEAFMVLELKAGALENVRGMVKYPGYFDEV, encoded by the coding sequence ATGCTGGTTGTTGTACCTGAAACTAACGATAATATTTCAGCGATTCGAGAAGTAATTACCGATGCTTTTGGTCAAGTCAATGAAGCCTTATTAGTAGAGAATATTCGCAAATCTCCTAATTTTATTCCCGAACTTTCCTTAGTAGCAAAAGAAAATAGCAACGTGGTAGGTCATATCTTGTTTAGTCCTATTTTAATAGAAGGAGAACAGCAAACTACTCCCGCATTAGCACTCGCGCCTTTAGCTGTTACACCCTCACGCCAACAACAAGGTATTGGTAGTCAATTGGTGCAGGTTGGTTTATCAAGATGTCGGGAATTAAGTCATAGTATTGTGGTAGTGCTTGGACATTCAGAATATTACCGCAAGTTTGGTTTTCAAACAGCAAGTAAATTCGGCGTGCAAGCACCTTTTTCCGTTCCCGACGAAGCGTTTATGGTGTTGGAGTTGAAAGCAGGGGCGTTGGAAAATGTACGGGGTATGGTTAAATATCCGGGATATTTTGATGAAGTTTGA
- a CDS encoding DMT family transporter, which produces MLYLANFLNFGVTNYQGELAALSSAFLWAVGSVVWSRLGKRIPPLELNLIKGSIALVFLIVTLFLQSSLLPPIVPLAVGLLVLSGIIGIGIADTALFKAFNLLGPRRTLLLKILTVPTVALLALIFLQEKLTTTAWFGIILTIFGIAWVISERVPSVTGEENYLLAGIGWAIVSTIGDATGAVLSRAALTQTNIDPLSSTTLRLSAGMLVLLLWAIVRSKETDDKRIFNWQSILSIKLLAIITITGFATTYMGIWLQQISLKFAPAGIAQTLNATSPLFVLPIAIWMGEKVSARAILGVIVALVGVALLFDLV; this is translated from the coding sequence ATGTTATATTTAGCAAATTTTTTAAACTTTGGGGTAACCAATTATCAAGGAGAACTGGCCGCCCTTAGTTCAGCCTTTTTATGGGCAGTAGGTTCAGTGGTTTGGTCGCGACTGGGAAAGCGCATACCACCCCTGGAACTTAATTTGATTAAAGGCAGTATAGCGCTTGTTTTCTTAATCGTCACCCTCTTCTTACAAAGTAGTTTATTACCTCCAATAGTTCCTTTGGCCGTTGGTTTACTAGTTCTCAGCGGCATCATCGGCATTGGTATAGCCGATACCGCTTTGTTTAAAGCATTTAATTTATTGGGGCCAAGACGGACGCTTTTATTAAAAATTTTGACAGTGCCAACCGTAGCATTGCTAGCATTAATCTTTTTGCAAGAAAAACTAACTACGACGGCTTGGTTTGGCATTATATTAACTATTTTCGGAATAGCTTGGGTAATAAGCGAACGAGTTCCCAGCGTCACCGGAGAAGAAAATTACCTATTAGCAGGTATTGGTTGGGCAATAGTTTCTACTATCGGCGATGCCACGGGTGCAGTTTTATCTCGTGCAGCCCTCACTCAAACCAATATCGATCCTTTGTCGAGTACGACTTTGCGCTTGAGCGCTGGGATGTTAGTACTGCTATTATGGGCGATCGTCAGAAGTAAAGAAACAGACGACAAAAGAATTTTTAATTGGCAGTCAATCTTATCTATTAAGTTATTGGCAATCATCACAATTACGGGATTTGCTACTACTTATATGGGTATTTGGTTACAACAAATTTCTTTAAAATTCGCTCCGGCTGGCATCGCTCAAACACTAAATGCTACCAGCCCTTTATTTGTTTTGCCGATCGCAATTTGGATGGGTGAGAAAGTGAGCGCGAGAGCTATTTTAGGCGTGATAGTAGCTTTGGTGGGAGTGGCGCTACTTTTCGATTTGGTTTAG
- a CDS encoding gluconokinase, with product MIAIVMGVSGSGKSTIGKMLASELNWGFSDGDAFHSPGNIEKMSKGIPLTDADRIPWLEAIQNAIVLWLQEDRNMVLACSALKSSYRQFLMCDPERVRLIYLKGSFESIRKRLELRQNHFMNKDLLQSQFATLEEPESAICVDVSQSPDAIVQQIIQNLGI from the coding sequence ATGATCGCGATCGTGATGGGGGTATCTGGTTCTGGTAAATCTACGATCGGTAAAATGCTAGCTTCCGAACTAAATTGGGGGTTTAGCGATGGGGATGCCTTCCATTCTCCCGGTAATATCGAGAAAATGAGTAAAGGAATTCCCCTCACCGATGCCGATCGCATACCCTGGTTAGAGGCGATCCAAAATGCGATCGTTCTGTGGCTGCAAGAAGACCGGAACATGGTACTCGCCTGTTCCGCCCTCAAATCCAGCTATCGCCAATTTCTCATGTGCGATCCCGAACGAGTACGATTAATTTACCTCAAAGGCAGTTTCGAGTCGATCCGAAAGCGGCTGGAACTCCGCCAAAACCACTTCATGAACAAGGATTTGCTGCAAAGCCAGTTTGCGACTCTTGAGGAACCAGAATCGGCAATTTGCGTAGATGTCTCCCAGTCACCAGATGCGATCGTACAACAAATTATTCAAAACTTGGGAATTTAA
- a CDS encoding Nif11-like leader peptide family natural product precursor — protein MSRDSAEKFLEAATEDSTLREKLKSANSLQDFIDVAETMGYSFTNHELKAVIKENSEGVTMRRKTGIWPWLRQFSWG, from the coding sequence ATGTCTAGAGATAGTGCCGAAAAATTTTTAGAAGCTGCTACTGAAGATTCAACTTTACGAGAGAAGTTGAAATCAGCAAATAGTCTGCAAGATTTCATAGATGTTGCTGAAACAATGGGCTACAGCTTCACAAATCACGAATTAAAAGCCGTGATCAAAGAAAATAGTGAAGGTGTCACCATGAGAAGAAAAACAGGAATTTGGCCTTGGCTACGACAGTTTAGCTGGGGTTAA
- a CDS encoding phosphomannose isomerase type II C-terminal cupin domain, with protein sequence MNDNQNNDQVSVATLSADSANTRIRPWGTVTVLEESERYRINRIEVKPGQHISTQMHYHRSEHWIVVSGTAKVICDGKETLLMQKQSTYVPMSTPHRVENPGVIPLVMIEVQNGEYLGEDDIIRFSDYQET encoded by the coding sequence ATGAACGATAACCAAAATAATGACCAAGTTTCTGTTGCTACTTTGAGTGCCGATTCAGCGAATACGCGCATCAGACCTTGGGGTACGGTGACGGTTTTAGAAGAATCGGAACGTTACCGAATTAATCGAATTGAAGTGAAACCGGGTCAACATATTAGTACCCAAATGCACTATCATCGCAGCGAACATTGGATTGTGGTTTCTGGCACCGCCAAAGTAATTTGTGATGGAAAAGAGACACTTTTAATGCAAAAACAGTCAACTTACGTACCGATGTCTACCCCTCATCGGGTGGAAAATCCTGGCGTCATTCCCTTGGTGATGATTGAAGTGCAAAATGGAGAATATTTGGGAGAAGATGATATCATCCGTTTCTCAGATTATCAAGAAACTTGA
- a CDS encoding SemiSWEET transporter — translation MDLLTILGLLAGTLTTIAFLPQVIKTWQSKSAKDFSFGMLITFSIGVFLWLIYGLAKNELPIILANLVTFGLNLIIIFLKTKYKSTEDARYER, via the coding sequence ATGGATCTTTTGACTATTTTGGGCTTGCTAGCCGGTACGTTAACCACCATTGCTTTTTTACCCCAAGTAATTAAAACCTGGCAATCTAAATCGGCTAAGGACTTTTCTTTTGGAATGTTGATTACTTTTAGCATAGGTGTGTTTTTATGGTTAATATATGGATTGGCCAAAAATGAGTTACCGATTATTTTGGCCAATCTGGTAACATTTGGCTTGAATTTGATAATTATCTTCCTTAAAACCAAATACAAATCAACTGAGGATGCTCGCTATGAACGATAA
- a CDS encoding SIMPL domain-containing protein produces MSKILPKVYHSLLATTIVIGFGINSLKSNSAPIPHFLSPNNIYTRNFSGAAEKIALRLSQARESITPALSLERRAIAVIGQGQATAPADTALLEFRFASRAPIEPPQPNATANTSLPGEELLKPVVDSLLAIKVPNENIEIQTSSLENPKLLVKIDKPTRERVQEVVKVANSALQASDSLFMQGIGAEYAVNDCQRLEKVARSAALKDAESQVTSIASEMGVQLGELLLVTVYPIVSPASVSACGSKVAVPVSPLFSSGEGAPPYNPSAIPQVKVQSQISVTYGIK; encoded by the coding sequence ATGTCTAAAATTTTACCAAAAGTTTACCACTCCCTATTGGCTACCACGATCGTCATAGGTTTCGGAATCAATTCACTCAAAAGCAATAGCGCTCCAATTCCCCATTTTTTATCCCCTAACAATATTTATACAAGAAACTTTTCGGGCGCTGCTGAAAAAATAGCCTTGAGATTGTCTCAAGCGAGGGAAAGCATAACACCTGCTCTTTCACTGGAGAGACGCGCGATCGCAGTGATCGGACAAGGACAAGCCACCGCACCCGCAGACACCGCACTTCTGGAATTTCGCTTCGCCAGTCGCGCCCCCATCGAACCACCCCAGCCAAACGCCACCGCAAATACATCTTTACCCGGAGAAGAATTGCTCAAACCAGTCGTTGATAGCTTGCTTGCTATTAAAGTACCCAACGAAAACATCGAAATTCAAACCAGTTCCTTAGAAAATCCCAAATTACTGGTAAAAATCGACAAGCCAACCCGCGAACGAGTACAAGAAGTCGTCAAAGTGGCAAATTCTGCCTTGCAAGCCAGCGATTCTCTATTTATGCAAGGTATCGGCGCAGAATATGCCGTAAATGACTGTCAACGGCTAGAAAAAGTCGCTCGCAGCGCCGCTTTAAAAGATGCAGAGTCTCAGGTAACCAGCATTGCATCAGAAATGGGCGTGCAATTGGGAGAACTTTTATTAGTAACGGTTTATCCCATCGTCAGCCCCGCATCTGTCTCCGCCTGCGGTTCTAAGGTTGCCGTTCCGGTTTCTCCCTTATTTTCCAGTGGTGAAGGCGCACCGCCCTATAACCCGTCTGCCATACCGCAAGTTAAGGTGCAAAGCCAAATTAGCGTTACCTACGGGATTAAGTAA